A part of Streptomyces sp. DSM 40750 genomic DNA contains:
- a CDS encoding Gfo/Idh/MocA family protein — MTGTSTGRPLRVALVGYGLAGSVFHAPLIAATEGLALDTVVTSNPERQAQARAEFPEVRFAATADELWGRADELDLVVVASPNKTHVPIATAALEAGLAVVVDKPVAGTAAEARELAALADSRGLFLSVFQNRRWDNDFLTLRKLLAEGELGEIRRFESRFERWRPQLKGGWRESGDPAEIGGLLYDLGSHVVDQALTLFGPATLVYAESDLRRPGAETDDDTFIAVTHAGGVRSHFYASAVTPQLGPRFRVLGSEAGYVKYGLDPQEAALREGERPAPGAEWGLEPDDLWGRIGAGDSPLTDGGRPVPTLPGDYPAYYAAVAAALHGTGENPVTAYEAAAALDVLEAARKSAHEGVAVKLT; from the coding sequence GTCTTCCACGCCCCGCTGATCGCCGCGACGGAGGGCCTGGCCCTCGACACGGTCGTCACCTCGAACCCGGAGCGGCAGGCGCAGGCCCGCGCCGAGTTCCCGGAGGTGCGGTTCGCGGCCACGGCGGACGAGTTGTGGGGCCGGGCGGACGAGTTGGACCTGGTCGTCGTCGCCTCCCCGAACAAGACGCACGTCCCGATCGCGACCGCCGCCCTGGAGGCGGGCCTCGCGGTCGTCGTCGACAAGCCCGTCGCCGGTACGGCGGCCGAGGCACGCGAGCTGGCCGCCCTCGCGGACTCCCGCGGCCTGTTCCTCTCCGTCTTCCAGAACCGCCGCTGGGACAACGACTTCCTGACCCTGCGCAAGCTGCTCGCCGAGGGCGAGCTGGGCGAGATCCGCCGCTTCGAGTCCCGCTTCGAACGCTGGCGCCCCCAGCTCAAGGGCGGCTGGCGCGAGTCCGGCGACCCCGCAGAGATCGGAGGTCTGCTCTACGACCTGGGCAGCCACGTCGTCGACCAGGCCCTCACCCTCTTCGGCCCCGCGACCCTCGTCTACGCCGAGTCCGACCTCCGCCGCCCCGGCGCCGAGACGGACGACGACACATTCATCGCCGTCACCCACGCCGGCGGCGTCCGCTCCCACTTCTACGCCTCCGCCGTCACCCCCCAACTCGGCCCGCGCTTCCGCGTGTTGGGCTCAGAGGCGGGTTACGTGAAGTACGGCCTCGACCCCCAGGAAGCGGCCCTCCGCGAGGGCGAACGCCCCGCCCCCGGCGCCGAATGGGGCCTGGAGCCCGATGACCTCTGGGGCCGCATCGGCGCCGGCGACTCCCCCCTGACCGACGGCGGCCGCCCCGTCCCGACCCTCCCCGGCGACTACCCCGCGTACTACGCCGCCGTGGCCGCCGCCCTGCACGGCACCGGCGAGAACCCGGTCACCGCGTACGAGGCGGCCGCCGCGCTGGACGTACTGGAGGCGGCACGGAAGTCGGCGCACGAGGGCGTGGCGGTGAAGCTGACATGA
- a CDS encoding heme-degrading domain-containing protein yields the protein MTDTPSIEELEAQERRLVLPRFTYEDAWALGSLLVELARDRNAPVAIDIRRGPQQLFHAALPGSTPDNDAWIDRKRRVVERYADSSYLVGARFRAKGTTFEESSRLDPDLYAAHGGSFPLTVEGAGVIGTVTVSGLPQLEDHAMVVEALERFKGGL from the coding sequence ATGACCGACACCCCGAGCATCGAGGAGCTGGAGGCCCAGGAGCGCCGCCTGGTGCTCCCCCGGTTCACGTACGAGGACGCCTGGGCGCTGGGCTCACTGCTGGTGGAGCTGGCCCGCGACCGGAACGCCCCGGTCGCCATCGACATCCGCCGCGGCCCCCAGCAGCTCTTCCACGCCGCCCTCCCCGGCTCGACCCCGGACAACGACGCCTGGATCGACCGCAAACGCCGGGTCGTGGAACGCTACGCCGACTCCTCGTACCTGGTCGGCGCCCGCTTCCGCGCGAAGGGCACAACCTTCGAGGAGTCGTCCCGCCTGGACCCGGATCTCTACGCGGCGCACGGCGGTTCGTTCCCGCTGACGGTGGAGGGCGCGGGAGTGATCGGCACGGTGACGGTATCGGGCCTGCCCCAACTGGAGGACCACGCGATGGTGGTGGAGGCGTTGGAGCGTTTCAAGGGCGGGTTGTAG
- a CDS encoding fumarylacetoacetate hydrolase family protein — protein MKLLRVGTAGAERPALLDAEGVLRDLSGVVPDIDGALLADDAALGRVRAAAESGELPVLDAAGLRIGPPLARIGKIVCIGLNYHDHARETGAEPPSEPVIFFKAADTVVGPNDTVLVPRGSAKTDWEVELAVVIGRTARYVESREAALAHVAGYAVSHDVSEREFQLERGGTWDKGKNCETFNPLGPWLVTADEVPDPQKLGLRLWVNGELKQDGTTAEQIFAVSEVVRYVSQFMVLYPGDVINTGTPAGVALGEPEPKPFLKGGDVVELEIEGLGRQRQEFKNA, from the coding sequence ATGAAGCTGCTGCGAGTCGGTACGGCGGGTGCGGAGCGGCCCGCGCTGCTCGACGCCGAGGGCGTCCTCCGGGATCTGTCGGGGGTCGTGCCGGACATCGACGGCGCGCTGCTCGCGGACGACGCGGCGCTCGGCCGGGTCCGGGCGGCGGCCGAGAGCGGTGAGCTGCCCGTCCTGGATGCGGCCGGGCTACGGATCGGGCCGCCGCTCGCCCGTATCGGCAAGATCGTCTGTATCGGGCTCAACTACCACGACCACGCCCGCGAGACCGGGGCCGAGCCGCCCTCCGAGCCGGTGATCTTCTTCAAGGCGGCGGACACGGTCGTCGGGCCGAACGACACGGTTCTCGTGCCGCGCGGGTCGGCCAAGACCGACTGGGAGGTCGAGCTCGCGGTCGTCATCGGGCGCACCGCCCGTTACGTCGAGTCCCGCGAGGCGGCGCTCGCGCATGTCGCCGGGTACGCCGTCTCGCACGACGTGTCCGAGCGGGAGTTCCAGCTGGAGCGGGGCGGGACGTGGGACAAGGGCAAGAACTGCGAGACGTTCAATCCGCTGGGGCCGTGGCTGGTGACCGCGGACGAGGTGCCCGATCCGCAGAAGCTGGGGCTGCGGTTGTGGGTCAACGGGGAGTTGAAGCAGGACGGGACGACGGCCGAGCAGATCTTCGCGGTGAGTGAAGTCGTGCGGTACGTCAGTCAGTTCATGGTGCTTTACCCCGGGGATGTCATCAACACGGGGACGCCCGCGGGGGTGGCGTTGGGGGAGCCCGAGCCGAAGCCGTTCCTGAAGGGCGGGGACGTGGTCGAGCTGGAGATCGAGGGGCTCGGGCGGCAGCGGCAGGAGTTCAAGAACGCGTAG
- a CDS encoding YidC/Oxa1 family membrane protein insertase — MSVFADLVAHLADLLQPLFHASATAVAIVLFTALVRLLVHPLSRAAARGQRARIALQPKIAELRKKHAKNPEKLQKAVLELHTEEKVSPLSGCLPSLCQLPAFFLLYHLFSNKTIGGEANALLTHRLFAAPLGDRWADALGEGGVFGAQGLVYVGLFVIVAGVAAFNFRRTKLMMAAGTAGMPAVSDEQVPGMAAGMGAISKFMPFMSFFTLVTVAVVPLAAALYVVTSTTWSAVERAVLYPLPSAGTAAAAGTSAATAQ; from the coding sequence ATGTCCGTTTTCGCCGACCTGGTCGCGCATCTCGCCGATCTGCTCCAGCCGCTGTTCCACGCCTCCGCGACGGCCGTCGCGATCGTCCTGTTCACGGCGCTCGTACGACTGCTCGTGCATCCCCTGTCCCGGGCGGCGGCGCGGGGGCAGCGGGCGCGGATCGCGTTGCAGCCGAAGATCGCGGAGCTGCGGAAGAAGCACGCGAAGAACCCGGAGAAGCTGCAGAAGGCGGTGCTGGAACTGCACACGGAGGAGAAGGTGTCGCCGCTGTCCGGCTGCCTGCCCAGCCTCTGCCAGCTGCCGGCCTTCTTCCTCCTCTACCACCTGTTCTCCAACAAGACGATCGGCGGCGAGGCCAACGCCCTGCTCACCCACCGGCTCTTCGCGGCACCGCTCGGCGACCGCTGGGCCGACGCGCTGGGCGAGGGCGGCGTGTTCGGGGCGCAGGGGCTTGTCTACGTGGGGTTGTTCGTGATCGTCGCGGGCGTCGCGGCCTTCAACTTCCGGCGTACGAAGCTGATGATGGCGGCGGGCACCGCCGGGATGCCGGCCGTGTCGGACGAGCAGGTGCCCGGGATGGCGGCCGGCATGGGGGCCATCAGCAAGTTCATGCCGTTCATGTCCTTCTTCACGCTGGTCACCGTGGCGGTGGTGCCGCTCGCGGCCGCGCTGTACGTGGTGACCAGTACGACGTGGAGTGCGGTGGAGCGGGCGGTGCTCTATCCCCTGCCTTCAGCCGGGACTGCCGCTGCCGCCGGCACGTCGGCGGCTACCGCTCAGTAG
- a CDS encoding DUF6412 domain-containing protein: MFRSWADPRPVAVLLLVLFELSVLDAGTLSAAVAFAATAAAGSAFAACALIASRCAPVVPRTRVRTAIRDRERRTAFLPQRDPDARGRTRPRAPGRALLTATA, encoded by the coding sequence ATGTTCCGGAGCTGGGCCGATCCGCGTCCTGTCGCCGTGCTGCTCCTCGTCCTCTTCGAACTCTCGGTGTTGGACGCCGGCACGCTCTCCGCGGCCGTCGCCTTCGCCGCGACCGCCGCGGCCGGCTCCGCGTTCGCCGCCTGCGCGTTGATCGCCTCGCGCTGCGCGCCCGTCGTACCCCGTACGCGGGTGCGGACAGCCATACGGGACCGTGAGCGCCGTACGGCGTTCCTGCCCCAACGTGATCCCGATGCCCGCGGCCGTACGCGGCCCCGGGCGCCCGGACGTGCCCTCCTGACGGCCACCGCGTAG